Below is a window of Actinomycetota bacterium DNA.
CACCAGAGAATGCCTGGATTCGCTGACTGGCCTAGATTATGGGTCTTTCGAGGTCGTCGTGGTGGACAACGCTTCCACGGACGGGTCGGTAGAAAGGTTGGAGAGACAGTTCCCCGACGCGGTTTTCATAAGAAACAGGGCCAATCTCGGGTATGCAGGGGGCAACAACGTCGGAGTCATGCATGCCCTAGAACGGGGAGCGGAGGCGGTGTGGATACTCAACAACGATACCGTGGTAAAGCGGGATTCGTTGACAAGGCTCGTCGAGGCCGCGATGGATTTGCCCGATGCCGGGATACTGGGCTCGGTAACGCTCTACTATGACGCTCCGGATGAAGTGCAGTTCGCGGGCGGCCGGCTGGTGAAGTGGCAGGGCAGAGGAGTGCACTTGGCGAAGGGCGAGATGGAAGGCATACATCCTCTTGAGCCGCGAGAGACCGATTTCGTGACCGGCGCGAGCATGCTGGTACGCAGGGAGATGATCGAATCGGTCGGGCTGCTGGACGAGGCATATTTTCTCTATCTCGAGGATCTGGACTGGGCTCTGCGCGCGCGCGGGTCGGGGTGGAAGACCTACCTGGTTCCAGGATCCGTCGTCCTTCACAAGGTCAACCGCACCACGAAGGTCAACCGGCCGCTGATCGTCTACTACGTATGCAGGAACTCGCTCTTCCTCTGCAGGCGGCATTTCCCCTGTTTCCTTACTCCGGTGTTGCTGTGGTGTATGATTTCTTATGTGATCGCCTATCTGGTAAAGTTCTTGCTCAAGGGCTCCAGTGGGGACCCCCTGGAGCATATGAGGATGGGGTGGCTGGGAATCCGGGACTTTTTTGCCCGTCGCATGGGAGAATGGGGTGGTGGTCGTAACGGCAGGGTGCGGACAACCGTCCGAAGGGCGTGAGAAGGATCTCTGGCCGTTCAAGGCTCAGGCAGAAGGTGCAGGCATGAGAGAAGACTTCCTGGTCTTCGGGGCTCCCCTCATCGAGCAGGATGAGATCGACGAGGTCGTGGCCACGCTCAAGTCCGGCTGGATAGGCACAGGCCCCAAGGTCGCCAGATTCGAGCGGATGTTCGCCGAGTATAAAGGTTGCACCCACGCCATAGCCGTAAGCTCATGCACGGCGGCACTGCATCTTTCCATGCTCGCTATCGGGATAGAACCAGGTGACGAGGTGATCGTTCCAACCATGACTTTTGGGGCTACGGCAAACGCCGTGATCCACGCAGGCGGGAAGCCAGTGCTCGTCGATTGCGAGCGCGACACCATGAACATAGATCTCGAGGACATACGAAGAAAGATCACCCCTCGCACCAAGGCCATCGTCCCCGTGCACTTCGCGGGACGACCGTGCGATATGGACGCCATCATGGCCATAGCGCAGGAATACAGGCTGAAGGTGGTGGAGGACTGCGCCCATGCCATCGAGACGGAATACCACGGCAAGAAAGCGGGCACCTTCGGGGACCTGGGCTGCTTCAGCTTCTATGTCACCAAGAACATCATCACCGGGGAGGGCGGCATGGTGATAACGGAGAACGAGGAATACGCGAACAGAATTAAAATACTGGCCCTGCACGGTATGACGAAAGATGCCTGGAAGCGGTTCTCCGACGAGGGCTACAAGCATTACCAGTACGTATATTGCGGGTATAAATACAACATGACGGACATCCAGGCCTCCCTGGGCATCCACCAGCTTCCGCGGGTCGAACGCTATCGGGAGAGGAGGCGCGAGATCTGGAAACGGTACAACGAGGCTTTCCGGGACCTGCCCGTCTTCACCCCTGCTCCCGAGGAGGAGAACACCAGGCATGCATATCATCTCTATACGCTGCTCCTGGACATCGACCGGATGAACATCACCAGGGATCGCTTCCTTGATGAGATGACCAGAAGAAATATCGGAGTAGGGGTCCATTACGTGGCACTGCACCTGCATCCTTTCTTCCAGGAGGAATTCGGCTACCGCGAAGGCGATTTCCCCAACGCGGAATGGATTTCCGAAAGAACGTTGAGCATACCCCTATCCGCGAAATTGCAAGAACAGGATATTATTGATGTAATCGCTGCGGTTAAGGAGATCA
It encodes the following:
- a CDS encoding glycosyltransferase family 2 protein, translating into MDTRETKAAMSVSVIVLTYNNYEDTRECLDSLTGLDYGSFEVVVVDNASTDGSVERLERQFPDAVFIRNRANLGYAGGNNVGVMHALERGAEAVWILNNDTVVKRDSLTRLVEAAMDLPDAGILGSVTLYYDAPDEVQFAGGRLVKWQGRGVHLAKGEMEGIHPLEPRETDFVTGASMLVRREMIESVGLLDEAYFLYLEDLDWALRARGSGWKTYLVPGSVVLHKVNRTTKVNRPLIVYYVCRNSLFLCRRHFPCFLTPVLLWCMISYVIAYLVKFLLKGSSGDPLEHMRMGWLGIRDFFARRMGEWGGGRNGRVRTTVRRA
- a CDS encoding DegT/DnrJ/EryC1/StrS aminotransferase family protein, coding for MREDFLVFGAPLIEQDEIDEVVATLKSGWIGTGPKVARFERMFAEYKGCTHAIAVSSCTAALHLSMLAIGIEPGDEVIVPTMTFGATANAVIHAGGKPVLVDCERDTMNIDLEDIRRKITPRTKAIVPVHFAGRPCDMDAIMAIAQEYRLKVVEDCAHAIETEYHGKKAGTFGDLGCFSFYVTKNIITGEGGMVITENEEYANRIKILALHGMTKDAWKRFSDEGYKHYQYVYCGYKYNMTDIQASLGIHQLPRVERYRERRREIWKRYNEAFRDLPVFTPAPEEENTRHAYHLYTLLLDIDRMNITRDRFLDEMTRRNIGVGVHYVALHLHPFFQEEFGYREGDFPNAEWISERTLSIPLSAKLQEQDIIDVIAAVKEIIRA